In a single window of the Patescibacteria group bacterium genome:
- the mnmA gene encoding tRNA 2-thiouridine(34) synthase MnmA produces MMNKKNGKNLKVVIGLSGGIDSAVAAKLLKESGFEVVGVHLKLWHEKKEILKKRELLVKKIAKKLNIPLIIVNAQKIFLNYTINQFLKELRRGRTPNPCIDCNYYVKFEALAKIANRIKAQFLATGHYARIKNEKGVFYLLKGKDKNKDQSYFLWRLNQKLLKRIIFPLGEFQKDEVKKMAEFWGLNLKKNYSESQDLCFANNLERFIEKRLKRRDGVIIDVTKNKIIGEHPGIHFFTIGQRKNIRIPGPEPYYVIKKNSKKNLLFVAPFSAKKFFQNNQCELEKVNFVIYKIKLPLSCLVKIRYRTRPLSATLLKRNGKYLLCFKKPAEFLTPGQSAVFYQKEKLIGGGVIK; encoded by the coding sequence ATGATGAATAAAAAAAATGGTAAAAATTTAAAAGTGGTGATTGGTTTATCGGGCGGCATTGATAGTGCCGTTGCGGCCAAATTGTTAAAAGAAAGTGGATTTGAAGTTGTCGGCGTTCATTTAAAACTCTGGCATGAAAAAAAAGAAATTTTAAAAAAACGTGAGTTATTGGTTAAAAAAATCGCCAAAAAATTAAATATTCCTCTCATCATCGTTAATGCCCAAAAAATTTTTTTGAATTATACAATTAATCAATTTTTAAAAGAATTGAGGAGGGGCCGAACGCCCAATCCTTGCATTGATTGCAACTATTACGTAAAGTTTGAAGCGCTTGCTAAAATCGCCAACAGAATCAAGGCTCAATTTCTAGCAACAGGTCATTATGCCCGCATTAAAAATGAAAAAGGTGTTTTCTATTTATTAAAAGGAAAGGATAAAAACAAAGATCAATCATATTTTCTATGGCGACTTAATCAAAAATTACTAAAAAGAATTATTTTCCCCTTAGGAGAATTTCAAAAAGATGAAGTGAAAAAAATGGCTGAATTTTGGGGATTAAATCTGAAAAAAAATTATTCAGAAAGCCAAGACTTATGTTTTGCTAATAATTTAGAGAGGTTTATTGAAAAAAGATTAAAAAGACGAGATGGCGTTATTATTGATGTAACAAAAAATAAAATAATCGGGGAACATCCAGGGATTCATTTTTTTACTATTGGCCAGAGAAAAAACATTCGAATTCCCGGCCCTGAACCATATTATGTCATTAAAAAGAATAGTAAAAAAAATTTATTATTTGTCGCTCCTTTCTCTGCTAAAAAATTTTTCCAAAATAACCAATGCGAATTAGAGAAAGTTAATTTTGTTATTTATAAAATTAAATTGCCTCTTTCTTGTTTGGTAAAAATCCGTTATCGAACAAGACCTCTTTCGGCGACGCTTTTAAAGAGAAACGGGAAATACTTGCTCTGCTTTAAAAAGCCGGCTGAATTTTTAACGCCAGGCCAATCAGCCGTATTTTATCAAAAAGAAAAGCTGATTGGCGGAGGAGTGATAAAATAA
- the rodA gene encoding rod shape-determining protein RodA: protein MNLSLRKISFSLILPLFILAILSLLTLYSLSSQDAKPYQIFQKQLFWFIFCFAVFYLIANFFDYRVLNTQNFFVAIIYFIALILLIIVLVFGSRIKGAAGWLNFKLFSFQPVELAKLALIIFLARYFAIWHIEIWRPQRLLVTAIYSGLFAFLTFLQPDLGSAIFFMVIWVGMLLFSGLKFKHFLILVIFFVILALLGWNYFLKPYQKERILTFLNPARDPLGSGYSVIQAKIAIGSAGFFGRGLGQGLLTQLRFLPEAKTDFFFAAFTEEWGILGIIIMFFAYGWLIFQIYRIAIKSENNFSRLFIFGYLLILFTQIFINLGANLGFLPVTGLPLPFLSYGGSNLLINFIALGIIQNISRIHSF from the coding sequence ATGAATTTATCTTTGCGTAAAATTTCTTTTTCTCTGATTTTGCCGTTGTTTATTTTGGCTATTTTAAGCTTGTTAACACTTTATAGTTTATCTTCCCAAGACGCAAAGCCTTATCAAATTTTTCAAAAACAGCTATTTTGGTTTATTTTTTGTTTTGCGGTTTTTTATCTCATTGCTAATTTTTTTGATTACCGTGTTTTAAATACTCAAAATTTTTTCGTTGCTATCATCTATTTTATCGCCTTGATTCTTTTAATAATTGTTTTGGTTTTCGGCTCGAGAATTAAAGGAGCGGCAGGTTGGTTAAATTTTAAACTTTTTAGTTTTCAACCAGTAGAGCTAGCTAAATTAGCTTTGATTATTTTTTTAGCGCGATATTTTGCTATTTGGCACATTGAAATTTGGCGACCTCAAAGATTATTGGTTACCGCCATTTATAGTGGTTTATTCGCTTTTTTAACTTTCCTTCAACCCGATTTGGGTTCAGCTATCTTTTTTATGGTTATCTGGGTGGGAATGCTTTTATTTTCTGGTTTAAAATTTAAGCATTTTTTGATTTTAGTAATCTTTTTTGTTATTTTGGCGCTGCTTGGCTGGAATTATTTTTTGAAACCTTATCAGAAAGAGCGCATTCTTACTTTTTTAAACCCAGCTCGCGATCCCTTGGGTAGTGGATATAGTGTTATCCAAGCAAAAATTGCTATTGGCTCAGCGGGATTTTTCGGTCGAGGATTGGGACAAGGATTATTAACTCAATTAAGATTTTTACCTGAAGCAAAAACTGATTTCTTTTTTGCGGCTTTCACGGAAGAGTGGGGGATTCTTGGAATAATTATTATGTTTTTTGCCTATGGTTGGTTAATTTTTCAAATATATCGCATTGCTATAAAAAGCGAGAATAATTTTTCCCGTCTTTTTATTTTTGGTTATCTTTTAATTTTATTCACTCAGATTTTTATAAATCTCGGGGCTAATCTTGGATTTCTACCAGTCACTGGTTTGCCTTTGCCATTTTTAAGTTATGGTGGCTCCAATCTCTTGATTAATTTTATCGCTTTGGGTATTATTCAAAATATTAGCCGCATTCATAGTTTTTAA
- the mltG gene encoding endolytic transglycosylase MltG encodes MKQFLILVASIYLVGIILFIIIFNYQLKPLIVSADVKNQKVEFVVQKGEGFKEIAENLEAQQLIKSSKSFKLYLLLHGWANKLKPGIYQIPYELPASEVAKMLLTGVVDEKTITIPEGYTLSLIEEKLKNEGVLAQDESLLKLKISDFQNDYFFLKDAPANYSLEGFLFPDTYRFKLNSPAKIIAKRMLDNLEKNLTDGIRQQIEQSRFNVYQIIALASLIEGEIPHAEDRPIVAGILIKRLDNQIPLQIDATIVYIKCEILKTENCRKLSLDDLKIPSPYNTYQNLGLPKGPINNPGLNAIEAVLNPLESAYWYYLSDPKTGNTIFSKTLKEHNAAKAKYLK; translated from the coding sequence ATGAAACAATTCCTAATTCTGGTTGCAAGCATTTATCTTGTTGGGATAATTCTCTTCATTATTATTTTCAATTATCAATTAAAACCTCTAATAGTAAGTGCTGATGTGAAAAACCAAAAAGTAGAATTTGTTGTTCAAAAAGGCGAAGGTTTTAAAGAAATTGCCGAAAATTTAGAAGCTCAACAATTAATCAAATCTTCAAAATCTTTTAAACTTTATCTTCTGCTTCATGGCTGGGCGAACAAATTAAAACCCGGAATTTATCAAATTCCTTATGAATTGCCCGCTTCGGAAGTGGCTAAAATGCTTTTAACTGGCGTTGTTGATGAAAAAACCATCACTATCCCTGAAGGATATACGCTTTCTCTAATTGAAGAAAAATTAAAAAATGAAGGAGTTTTGGCGCAAGATGAATCGCTTTTGAAATTAAAAATCTCTGATTTTCAAAACGATTATTTCTTTTTAAAGGATGCGCCGGCGAATTATTCTTTGGAAGGATTTCTTTTCCCCGATACTTATCGTTTTAAACTTAATTCGCCAGCTAAAATTATTGCCAAACGAATGCTTGATAACTTAGAAAAAAATCTTACTGATGGTATTCGTCAACAAATTGAACAATCACGATTTAATGTGTACCAGATTATTGCTTTGGCTTCATTAATTGAAGGAGAAATTCCTCATGCCGAAGATAGGCCAATTGTGGCAGGAATATTAATCAAACGCCTTGATAATCAAATACCGCTTCAAATTGATGCAACAATTGTTTATATAAAATGTGAAATTTTAAAAACGGAAAATTGCCGAAAATTATCATTAGATGATTTAAAAATTCCTTCACCTTATAACACCTATCAAAATTTAGGATTGCCCAAAGGACCAATTAATAATCCTGGTTTAAATGCCATTGAGGCTGTTCTTAATCCATTAGAAAGTGCTTATTGGTATTATTTATCTGATCCCAAAACAGGAAATACAATTTTTTCAAAAACTTTAAAAGAACATAATGCAGCAAAAGCTAAGTATTTGAAATAA
- the recA gene encoding recombinase RecA — MVKQSKKKEEKETIDEKDEILEATIKEIQAKFGEGAIMKLGEAPRVDVEAISTGSISLDLALGVGGVPRGRIVEIFGPESSGKTTLALHIVAQAQKQGGKAAFIDAEHALDPEYAKKIGVKLNELFISQPDNGEEALNIMEQLVRSGSLDVIVVDSVAALTPRAEIEGEMGAQHIGLQARLMSQALRKITAIAAKTKTVIIFINQIRMQVGIMFGNPETTPGGRALKFYASVRLDIRRTAQVKKGEEIIGSRVKVKVVKNKVAPPFREAEFDIIYNEGISKEGDLINTGVKFGIINRSGNSYLYGETKLGVGIDNAKEFLKQNPKIALEIDKALRQKVLKEMK; from the coding sequence ATGGTAAAACAATCAAAGAAAAAAGAAGAAAAAGAAACAATAGATGAAAAAGACGAAATTTTGGAAGCGACAATTAAAGAAATCCAAGCAAAATTCGGAGAAGGCGCAATTATGAAATTGGGAGAAGCGCCAAGGGTAGATGTGGAAGCTATTTCTACTGGTTCGATTTCTTTAGATTTAGCTTTGGGTGTCGGTGGTGTGCCGCGGGGGAGAATCGTTGAGATTTTTGGACCAGAATCGAGCGGTAAAACAACTTTAGCTTTGCATATTGTAGCACAGGCGCAAAAACAAGGAGGAAAGGCAGCTTTTATTGATGCGGAGCATGCGTTGGATCCTGAATATGCTAAAAAAATCGGCGTTAAATTAAATGAACTTTTTATTTCCCAACCTGATAATGGTGAGGAGGCATTAAATATTATGGAACAATTAGTGCGTTCTGGTTCTTTGGATGTAATTGTTGTTGATTCGGTAGCAGCGCTAACTCCTCGAGCGGAAATTGAGGGAGAAATGGGCGCGCAGCATATTGGTCTTCAGGCGCGATTAATGTCGCAAGCTTTAAGAAAAATTACTGCAATTGCCGCCAAAACCAAAACCGTTATTATTTTTATCAATCAAATTCGAATGCAGGTTGGCATTATGTTTGGTAATCCAGAAACAACGCCGGGCGGCCGAGCGTTGAAATTTTATGCCTCTGTTAGATTAGATATTCGCCGGACAGCGCAGGTGAAAAAAGGAGAAGAAATTATTGGTTCCCGAGTCAAAGTAAAAGTGGTAAAGAATAAAGTGGCGCCACCATTTAGGGAGGCAGAATTTGATATTATTTATAATGAAGGTATTTCCAAAGAAGGGGATTTAATTAATACAGGTGTTAAATTCGGTATCATTAATCGTTCTGGTAATTCGTATCTTTACGGCGAGACAAAATTGGGCGTTGGTATTGATAATGCGAAAGAATTTTTAAAACAAAACCCAAAAATTGCTTTAGAAATTGACAAAGCCTTAAGACAGAAAGTTTTAAAAGAAATGAAATAA
- a CDS encoding lamin tail domain-containing protein, whose translation MPKTLPIVFLLIGFGIILFVLANFSPIKVSLPGLEGLKISNQSSWKTATPYPTPYTGPRPETVIISGPKDWEEIADNNVAVFQFVAIWSGDQRGLVFETKVDGIDTDWQVSSSNIRVVQLLPGERTYYFYVRAKTKDGIEDYTPAQRVFRAKLSDKAGQVKIASVYPQNTPQKLTLVNRSGTNIDLNGWTIESNSRSYSIGSAVKFFRLNSSLIWQNIILNPQDSLIIVGAGSPIVVNFYLNRCFGYLTNSYNFYNLFRLDCPRPLENDISYLSSDCQRYINNLGRCQIPTSIDVNRFVGDFSCQQFLNSYYGYDNCVNKYQNNSDFFQNEWYVFVNNSLADRSHDKIILKDNKGLVVDAYQY comes from the coding sequence ATGCCAAAAACTTTACCCATAGTATTTTTATTAATTGGATTTGGAATAATTCTTTTTGTTTTGGCTAATTTTAGTCCAATAAAGGTTTCATTGCCTGGATTAGAGGGTTTAAAAATTTCTAACCAGTCATCGTGGAAAACAGCCACGCCTTATCCGACTCCTTATACTGGTCCGCGACCCGAAACAGTAATTATTTCTGGTCCAAAAGACTGGGAGGAGATTGCGGATAACAATGTGGCTGTTTTTCAATTTGTAGCAATTTGGAGCGGGGATCAACGGGGATTAGTTTTTGAAACCAAAGTAGATGGTATTGATACAGATTGGCAGGTGAGCAGCAGCAATATCAGAGTAGTCCAATTATTGCCGGGCGAGCGCACTTATTATTTTTATGTCCGAGCAAAAACCAAAGACGGAATTGAAGATTATACTCCAGCGCAGAGAGTTTTTAGAGCAAAACTTTCAGACAAAGCTGGACAGGTAAAGATAGCTTCTGTTTATCCTCAAAATACACCGCAAAAATTGACCTTAGTTAATCGTTCTGGTACAAATATTGATTTGAATGGTTGGACGATAGAAAGTAATTCACGTAGTTACTCAATTGGTAGTGCTGTTAAATTTTTCCGATTAAATTCTAGTTTGATTTGGCAAAATATTATTTTAAATCCTCAAGATTCTTTAATAATAGTGGGAGCGGGCAGTCCGATTGTCGTTAATTTTTATTTGAATCGCTGCTTCGGTTATCTAACAAATTCTTATAATTTTTATAATCTTTTTCGTTTAGATTGCCCGCGGCCATTAGAAAATGACATTTCTTATTTATCAAGCGATTGCCAACGTTATATTAATAATTTAGGAAGGTGCCAAATTCCTACAAGTATTGATGTTAACCGTTTTGTCGGTGATTTTTCTTGTCAGCAATTTTTAAATAGTTATTATGGTTATGATAATTGCGTTAATAAATACCAAAACAATTCAGATTTCTTTCAAAACGAATGGTACGTTTTTGTAAATAACAGTCTAGCGGATAGGAGTCATGACAAAATTATTTTAAAGGATAATAAGGGATTAGTTGTTGACGCTTATCAATACTAA
- a CDS encoding Hsp20/alpha crystallin family protein, which produces MSLIRWSPFRDLEKFFEDDDWFLPVVSTSFFKEPTMDLYQTDKEVIAELNLPNVDPEKVEVSVKDQVLTIKGSTESKEEEKKKDYWRKEIRRGEFERIVRIPVEIDEDKVEANYEKGVLKVVMPKKSPSRSEEKKIKIKSKD; this is translated from the coding sequence ATGAGCTTAATTCGTTGGAGTCCTTTTAGAGATTTAGAAAAATTTTTTGAAGATGATGACTGGTTTTTGCCAGTTGTTTCAACCTCTTTCTTTAAAGAACCGACAATGGACCTTTATCAAACTGATAAAGAAGTTATTGCTGAATTAAATTTGCCCAACGTTGATCCAGAGAAAGTTGAAGTTTCAGTTAAAGATCAAGTTTTAACTATAAAAGGTTCAACTGAAAGTAAAGAAGAAGAAAAGAAAAAAGATTATTGGCGAAAAGAAATTCGACGCGGTGAATTTGAAAGAATAGTTAGAATTCCTGTTGAGATTGATGAGGACAAGGTTGAGGCAAACTATGAAAAAGGTGTATTAAAAGTTGTAATGCCAAAGAAGTCGCCTTCACGCTCCGAAGAGAAAAAAATTAAAATTAAAAGCAAAGATTAA
- the rlmD gene encoding 23S rRNA (uracil(1939)-C(5))-methyltransferase RlmD, translated as MKELIVTFEKIGHNGVSIGYFNHKVVFAYGILPNEKAKIRIIKEKHNFIEGELIEILEKSPHRIEPKEDHYLICSPWQTFNYGYQIELKKNLLKEIYNRFFQKEIELNGFFESPEIFGYRTKMEFVFDEDENGLSLAFHKRGDFLRKEKLLQGCILLDKESNQIVLDFVQFLNKEKIEKLKSLIVRKSKNFNDLVFNLLIKKKEYNHSIYSNEKLSGFIVGYSRPQSPASVIDEILITKGKNFLREKILNQEFQYGFNNFFQNNIPLFEKALILMKENVLDFNKIIDLYCGVGVIGISLSDYAKKIVGVDLDQNAIHYAEINAKLNNASHFQALAAKSEKVALQHLENADLLILDPPRAGIHRNVIKAILQCLPKYIFYLACNPLTQARDINYLKEFYKLEKIYGFDFYPNTPHLESLVILKKV; from the coding sequence ATGAAAGAATTAATTGTAACTTTTGAAAAAATAGGACATAATGGCGTTTCCATTGGTTATTTTAATCACAAAGTAGTTTTTGCTTATGGAATTTTACCAAATGAAAAGGCAAAAATCAGAATTATTAAAGAAAAACATAATTTTATTGAAGGCGAATTAATTGAAATACTAGAAAAATCTCCGCATCGTATTGAACCAAAAGAGGATCATTATTTAATTTGTTCCCCCTGGCAAACTTTTAATTACGGTTATCAAATTGAATTAAAAAAGAATTTGCTTAAAGAAATTTATAATCGTTTTTTCCAAAAAGAGATAGAATTAAATGGATTTTTTGAATCGCCAGAAATTTTTGGTTATCGTACAAAAATGGAGTTTGTTTTTGATGAAGATGAAAATGGTTTATCATTGGCGTTTCATAAAAGAGGAGATTTTTTAAGAAAAGAAAAATTGCTTCAAGGATGCATTTTGTTAGACAAAGAAAGCAATCAAATTGTTTTAGATTTTGTACAATTTCTTAATAAAGAGAAAATTGAAAAGTTAAAAAGTTTAATTGTGAGAAAGAGCAAAAATTTTAATGATTTAGTTTTTAATTTATTAATTAAAAAAAAGGAATATAATCATTCAATTTATAGTAATGAAAAATTAAGTGGTTTTATTGTGGGCTATTCGCGGCCGCAATCACCTGCAAGTGTGATTGATGAAATTTTGATAACTAAAGGAAAAAATTTTTTACGAGAAAAAATTTTAAATCAGGAATTTCAATACGGTTTTAATAATTTTTTTCAAAATAATATTCCATTATTTGAAAAAGCGTTAATTTTAATGAAAGAGAATGTTTTAGATTTTAATAAAATTATAGATTTATATTGTGGCGTAGGTGTAATAGGCATTTCTTTGAGTGATTATGCCAAAAAAATTGTTGGCGTTGATTTAGATCAGAATGCTATCCATTATGCTGAAATTAATGCTAAATTGAATAATGCTTCACATTTTCAAGCATTAGCGGCCAAGTCGGAAAAAGTGGCGCTTCAACATTTAGAAAACGCCGATTTATTAATTTTGGATCCACCGCGCGCCGGCATTCATAGAAACGTTATTAAAGCTATTCTTCAGTGCCTGCCAAAATATATTTTTTATTTAGCTTGTAATCCTTTAACTCAAGCAAGAGATATCAATTATTTAAAAGAATTTTATAAATTAGAAAAAATATATGGCTTTGATTTTTATCCAAACACACCACATTTGGAAAGTTTAGTTATTCTTAAAAAAGTTTGA
- a CDS encoding secondary thiamine-phosphate synthase enzyme YjbQ encodes MIIKTQTKREVVDITDLINQEIKGLNIQKGICHLFLLHTTAALTTADLDPGGTDIDYLEAFEKIIPKINFRHPHNPAHMPAHILSSLIGTSLILPIENGHLLLGIWQRVVLIEFEGPRSREIILRCFESK; translated from the coding sequence ATGATTATAAAAACACAGACTAAAAGAGAAGTGGTTGATATTACTGATTTAATTAATCAGGAAATTAAAGGATTAAATATTCAGAAAGGTATTTGTCATCTATTTCTACTTCACACAACAGCAGCTTTAACCACTGCTGATTTAGATCCGGGTGGAACCGATATTGATTATTTAGAAGCGTTTGAAAAGATTATTCCTAAAATCAATTTTCGTCATCCGCATAATCCGGCGCATATGCCTGCGCATATTTTATCATCATTAATTGGCACATCTTTAATTTTACCAATTGAAAATGGACATTTATTATTGGGAATATGGCAGAGAGTTGTTTTAATTGAATTTGAAGGACCACGGAGTCGGGAAATTATTTTGCGTTGTTTTGAATCAAAATGA